Proteins found in one Quercus robur chromosome 2, dhQueRobu3.1, whole genome shotgun sequence genomic segment:
- the LOC126714462 gene encoding protein SRC2 homolog translates to MELESMELKLMSCKDVRGFNFFQKLSVYALVSLVSYDPNKKLGPKQQQRTPTVREGDGDPEWNHEMRFDLHQVSVEDCDHVFIHFDLRHQGVMFGDKDIGEVHVPLKDLVEESNGVVRFVNYQVRSYEGKPNGVLSLSYKVNGKGKNNGTSCGSNITGFPIIHDHQQQYAHENEIHYPTLEEVHYPSLALLNHSEEPLFAPQEDHSYAPQTYYPPPDAYYAPPPPPPPPPPMLHGPPFYPDPYKDGGGYGYYGPHASSWNGR, encoded by the coding sequence ATGGAATTAGAGTCCATGGAACTCAAACTGATGTCCTGCAAAGATGTGAGAGGTTTCAATTTCTTCCAGAAACTTTCAGTCTACGCACTCGTCTCACTTGTCAGCTATGATCCCAACAAAAAACTGGGGCCCAAACAGCAACAGAGAACTCCCACTGTCAGAGAAGGCGATGGGGATCCTGAATGGAACCACGAGATGCGCTTTGATTTGCACCAGGTTTCGGTCGAGGATTGTGATCATGTGTTTATTCATTTTGATCTGCGCCACCAAGGTGTCATGTTCGGAGACAAGGACATCGGTGAAGTCCATGTGCCCCTTAAGGATCTCGTCGAAGAATCCAACGGTGTTGTCCGATTCGTGAACTACCAGGTTCGGAGTTATGAAGGTAAACCCAATGGCGTATTGAGCCTCTCTTACAAGGTAAATGGAAAGGGAAAGAATAATGGGACTAGTTGTGGAAGTAACATAACTGGGTTTCCAATAATTCATGATCATCAGCAACAGTATGCACATGAGAATGAGATTCATTATCCCACATTAGAAGAAGTTCACTACCCATCTCTTGCTTTGCTTAATCACTCAGAGGAACCTCTTTTTGCGCCACAAGAAGATCACTCTTATGCACCACAAACTTACTATCCGCCACCAGATGCTTATTATGCACCAcctccgccgccgccgccgccacctCCGATGCTACATGGGCCGCCTTTTTATCCTGACCCATACAAAGATGGAGGGGGTTATGGTTATTATGGTCCACATGCTTCTTCCTGGAATGGCAGGTGA